A stretch of the Deinococcus sp. YIM 134068 genome encodes the following:
- the rnr gene encoding ribonuclease R, which yields MPRAKKERPAQDDQNVRASSEGQQDTEGRTAGSRKKAAAAPADTLSQETQETGAPAPTRRGKGRQTPAAEALPQVEPEAARPHRGKRAAQLTEQPTEQPVETQPEPVAEVTAETASAPKPRRGRKAKGEATEGQPVEATPTDIEASAAEPVPVEIAPVETDAVEITPASAEAGTPTSEPVEATAEPTPATPTLSRRGRKAKAAAPVEPEPEAQAEAVQPEVAPTAEEPAETPKSRRGRKAKAQAAPEPAGAETTKPVLLEVPRKRRGRQAKVVTPVAEAAADVPLADVLGGVEPVAVEEPEAVPEAVLEGATDAALIVPADDMQPLPAVDQPALEGEDAEGLTQAANVDDEAESDLFPGETEDDEDTDDQDDLDADGEPHPARDLVVAQLRKVGRPIHVRDLERTFTRQMINRLGDWRDLESLLEDLVTTGEVIRTRRRTYGLPEAMSLVRGRFQASAAGFGFVVPDSGGEDFYVAPEQTMEAWNGDIVLVRMEGRGDNGRDGARNGPRRGQRGDGSPRASVVRIVQRAYKQLVGSLEFSKGHPILKPDDARARHRILLLPEGIEELASGARVVTSLFWPEHTGEDEVFGQVTRVLGAEDDPETETEAVIVKYGLRGDFPDDVLAQANAIPAQIPQGALVGRLDLREYNIFTVDGRDAKDFDDAIHIQPTPEGTFVVGVHIADVSHYVGEGTPLDKEAYARATSVYLPGRVLPMLPEHLSNGVCSLVPFEDRLTMTALVELSAEGDIQNVQIAPSVIRSKARLTYDEVQAYSEATATLPDHARALEGDLHLLLKIAAKLRQRRLREGSLDFKLREVKVDVGPNGQLELIPIREETARGMIEDLMLLANKVVARYLIEREIPALFRIHEEPTLQRFQDVTNALGRLGIAFPGGEPTPQSYQAVLKGVRNTPRERVVNTLLLRSMQQAKYAGENLGHFGLAFDEYLHFTSPIRRYPDLLVHRVLRGVLAGELRASSRATGDLRARLPGMGEHTSERERAASEAERDLTKYYQAKWAQEHLGLAFPGHVSGVVASGLFVALENGVEGKLHISNLDDDYYFYLEDAQMLRGRSTGRTFRLGDALTVTVSQVNPLARQIDFTQETAMDGDNDNTIRPRARRREDREAEKREKLQTVSTSAPRKFTLDDPQPAATTTTPPPRAEAGAGRGRGQSQSGQGQGPREASPREAGPREPSSREQSGRPALRPSTQGGGYKRRVVTLERPRNEHLRPVNITVQRMYFGDWTVENMPPDEGPGGGGGRGGRSFERGSDRGGGGRGPGFSRGGSDRGAVSSLNGRPQAQGGNRAPRPQTQADTSGGGDANRRRRRRGRRGGNG from the coding sequence CCGCCGGGAGCCGCAAGAAGGCTGCCGCCGCGCCCGCCGACACCCTTTCTCAGGAGACCCAGGAGACGGGGGCACCTGCCCCCACCCGGCGCGGCAAGGGCCGACAGACGCCCGCCGCTGAAGCTCTCCCACAAGTCGAGCCGGAAGCCGCCAGGCCACACCGGGGCAAACGCGCGGCCCAACTGACCGAGCAGCCGACCGAACAGCCCGTCGAGACGCAGCCTGAGCCGGTCGCCGAAGTGACCGCCGAGACTGCGTCCGCCCCCAAGCCGCGCCGTGGACGCAAGGCAAAGGGAGAGGCTACGGAAGGACAACCCGTCGAAGCCACACCCACCGACATCGAGGCATCCGCCGCCGAGCCGGTGCCCGTCGAAATCGCCCCGGTGGAGACGGACGCCGTGGAGATCACCCCGGCCAGTGCCGAGGCGGGGACGCCCACAAGCGAGCCGGTGGAGGCGACCGCCGAACCCACTCCCGCCACGCCGACGCTCAGCCGCCGAGGGCGCAAGGCGAAGGCTGCCGCACCCGTCGAGCCGGAGCCGGAAGCTCAAGCCGAGGCCGTCCAGCCCGAGGTAGCGCCCACCGCCGAGGAGCCTGCCGAGACGCCCAAGTCCCGACGTGGGCGCAAGGCGAAAGCGCAAGCTGCCCCCGAACCTGCCGGGGCCGAGACGACCAAACCCGTCCTCCTCGAAGTGCCCCGCAAGCGTCGGGGCCGTCAGGCGAAGGTGGTCACGCCCGTGGCGGAGGCAGCGGCGGACGTGCCGCTCGCCGACGTGCTGGGCGGCGTGGAGCCGGTCGCCGTGGAGGAGCCGGAAGCCGTTCCCGAGGCGGTCCTTGAGGGCGCTACAGACGCGGCGCTAATCGTCCCGGCGGACGATATGCAGCCGCTTCCCGCCGTGGACCAGCCTGCGCTGGAGGGCGAGGACGCGGAGGGCCTGACCCAGGCCGCCAACGTGGACGACGAGGCAGAATCCGACCTGTTCCCCGGGGAGACGGAGGACGACGAGGACACCGACGATCAGGATGATCTGGACGCCGACGGCGAGCCTCACCCCGCCCGCGACCTCGTGGTGGCGCAGCTTCGCAAGGTGGGACGGCCCATCCACGTCCGCGATCTGGAGCGCACCTTCACCCGGCAGATGATCAACCGCCTGGGCGACTGGCGCGATCTGGAATCGCTGCTGGAGGACCTCGTGACGACGGGTGAGGTCATCCGCACACGGCGGCGGACCTACGGGCTGCCGGAGGCGATGAGCCTCGTGCGGGGACGCTTCCAGGCGTCGGCGGCGGGCTTCGGCTTCGTGGTGCCCGACTCCGGCGGCGAGGACTTCTACGTGGCCCCCGAGCAGACGATGGAGGCCTGGAACGGCGACATCGTGCTCGTGCGGATGGAGGGCCGGGGCGACAACGGGCGGGACGGGGCCAGGAACGGTCCCCGGCGCGGCCAGCGCGGCGACGGCAGCCCGCGCGCCTCGGTCGTCCGCATCGTGCAGCGGGCGTACAAGCAGCTCGTCGGCTCGCTGGAGTTCAGCAAGGGCCACCCCATCCTCAAGCCTGACGACGCCCGCGCCCGCCACCGCATCCTGCTGCTGCCGGAGGGCATCGAGGAACTGGCGAGCGGTGCCCGCGTCGTCACGTCCCTCTTCTGGCCCGAACACACGGGCGAGGACGAGGTGTTCGGGCAGGTCACGCGCGTGCTGGGGGCCGAGGACGACCCGGAGACCGAGACCGAGGCCGTGATCGTCAAGTACGGCCTGCGCGGTGACTTCCCGGACGACGTGCTGGCCCAGGCGAACGCGATCCCAGCGCAGATTCCGCAAGGGGCGCTGGTGGGCCGCCTCGACCTGCGTGAGTACAACATCTTCACGGTGGACGGGCGCGACGCGAAGGACTTCGACGACGCGATCCACATCCAGCCCACGCCCGAGGGCACCTTCGTGGTGGGCGTCCACATCGCGGACGTGAGCCACTACGTGGGGGAGGGCACGCCGCTCGACAAGGAGGCGTACGCCCGCGCGACGAGCGTGTACCTGCCGGGGCGCGTGCTCCCCATGCTGCCGGAGCACCTCAGCAACGGCGTGTGCAGCCTCGTGCCGTTTGAGGACCGCCTGACGATGACGGCGCTGGTGGAACTCTCCGCCGAGGGCGACATTCAGAACGTGCAGATCGCGCCGAGCGTCATCCGGAGCAAGGCGCGGCTCACCTACGACGAGGTGCAGGCGTACTCGGAGGCGACCGCCACGCTGCCGGATCACGCCCGCGCGCTGGAGGGCGACCTCCACCTGCTGCTCAAGATCGCCGCGAAGTTGCGTCAGCGTCGGCTGCGCGAGGGATCGCTCGACTTCAAGCTGCGTGAGGTCAAGGTGGACGTGGGGCCGAACGGTCAGCTCGAACTCATCCCGATCCGCGAGGAGACGGCGCGCGGGATGATCGAGGACCTGATGCTGCTCGCCAACAAGGTCGTGGCGCGTTACCTGATCGAGCGCGAGATTCCGGCCCTCTTCCGCATCCACGAGGAGCCGACGCTCCAGCGCTTTCAGGACGTGACGAACGCGCTGGGGCGGCTGGGTATCGCCTTCCCCGGCGGGGAGCCGACGCCGCAGTCGTATCAGGCGGTCCTCAAGGGGGTTCGGAACACGCCGCGCGAGCGCGTGGTGAACACGCTGCTGCTGAGAAGCATGCAGCAGGCGAAGTACGCGGGCGAGAACCTGGGGCACTTCGGCCTCGCGTTCGACGAGTACCTGCACTTCACCTCTCCCATCCGGCGTTACCCGGACCTGCTCGTTCACCGGGTCCTGCGGGGGGTGCTGGCGGGGGAGTTGCGGGCTTCTTCACGGGCCACGGGCGACCTGCGCGCCAGACTGCCGGGCATGGGCGAGCACACCTCCGAGCGCGAGCGGGCCGCCTCCGAGGCCGAACGCGACCTCACGAAGTACTACCAGGCGAAGTGGGCACAGGAGCACCTCGGCCTGGCCTTCCCCGGTCACGTGTCGGGCGTGGTGGCGAGCGGGCTGTTCGTGGCGCTGGAAAACGGCGTGGAGGGCAAGCTGCACATCTCCAACCTCGACGACGACTACTACTTCTACCTCGAGGACGCGCAGATGCTGCGGGGCCGCTCCACGGGGCGCACCTTCCGCCTCGGGGACGCCCTCACCGTGACCGTGAGCCAGGTCAACCCGCTGGCCCGGCAGATCGATTTCACCCAGGAGACCGCTATGGACGGCGACAACGACAACACCATCCGGCCCCGCGCCCGCAGGCGTGAGGACCGCGAGGCCGAGAAACGCGAGAAGTTGCAGACGGTCAGCACCTCGGCCCCCCGCAAGTTCACCCTCGACGACCCCCAGCCCGCCGCGACGACCACGACCCCCCCGCCCCGTGCGGAGGCCGGAGCCGGACGCGGGCGCGGCCAGAGTCAGAGCGGCCAGGGACAGGGGCCGCGTGAGGCCAGTCCCCGTGAGGCTGGTCCCCGCGAACCCAGCTCCCGCGAGCAGAGCGGACGCCCCGCCCTGCGTCCCAGCACTCAGGGGGGCGGCTACAAGCGCCGGGTCGTCACGCTGGAGCGCCCGCGCAACGAGCACCTGCGGCCCGTGAATATCACCGTGCAGCGCATGTACTTCGGCGACTGGACGGTGGAGAACATGCCCCCCGACGAGGGGCCGGGCGGTGGCGGCGGACGCGGCGGGCGGTCCTTCGAGCGCGGCAGCGACCGGGGAGGGGGCGGACGCGGGCCGGGCTTCTCGCGCGGCGGGAGCGACCGTGGGGCCGTCTCCAGCCTGAACGGTCGCCCCCAGGCGCAGGGCGGCAACCGCGCCCCCCGCCCACAGACCCAGGCCGACACCTCCGGGGGCGGGGACGCCAACCGCCGTCGCCGTCGCCGGGGACGCCGGGGCGGGAACGGGTAA
- a CDS encoding App1 family protein, with the protein MNPAKTVLKAIQPALERGLTALDHAVSGYVQPRRARGKLILQPYVGWGTPQAVELTGRVLLPRTLAPAKKGDPRWRNFRNILRRLLSREVSGVRVTGRLGSVVASGVSDADGYFTLNFTPAEGGDPFAGGWHEAHLAIEGRDGTTRARVQVVAEARFGVISDLDDTVVQSDVTSLPRMLATSLTGNARTRLPFPGVGALYRALTRDGEARNPIFYVSSSPWNFFDLLWQFLDYRRIPLGPIFLRNWGFDLLAGHGGYKHGVIERIFTRFPSLKFVLVGDSGEKDPEIYAEVVRRHPGRVLAVYIRDVTEATRDEGVLKLREEVRKAGVDLVLAADSLNAASHAMAAGLITSGEFRSVLTSVARSYET; encoded by the coding sequence ATGAACCCCGCCAAGACCGTCCTCAAGGCGATTCAACCCGCGTTGGAGCGGGGCCTCACCGCCCTCGACCACGCCGTCAGCGGCTACGTCCAACCCCGCCGGGCACGCGGCAAGCTGATCTTGCAGCCCTACGTGGGCTGGGGCACCCCGCAGGCGGTCGAGCTGACGGGCCGCGTGCTCCTGCCCCGCACTCTCGCCCCCGCGAAGAAGGGCGACCCCCGCTGGCGCAACTTCCGTAACATCCTCCGCCGCCTGCTCTCGCGCGAGGTCTCCGGCGTGCGCGTGACGGGCCGCCTGGGAAGCGTGGTGGCGAGCGGCGTCAGCGACGCGGACGGCTACTTCACCCTCAACTTCACTCCTGCCGAGGGCGGCGACCCCTTCGCGGGCGGCTGGCACGAGGCGCACCTCGCCATCGAGGGCCGCGACGGCACCACCCGCGCCCGAGTGCAGGTCGTCGCGGAGGCCCGCTTCGGTGTTATCAGCGACCTCGACGACACGGTGGTTCAGTCCGACGTGACGAGCCTGCCCCGGATGCTCGCCACCAGCCTGACGGGCAACGCGCGCACCCGGCTGCCCTTTCCCGGCGTCGGGGCGCTGTACCGGGCGCTGACCCGCGACGGCGAGGCGCGCAACCCGATCTTCTACGTGTCGAGCAGCCCGTGGAACTTCTTCGACCTGCTGTGGCAGTTTCTCGACTACCGCCGCATCCCGCTGGGGCCGATCTTCCTGCGGAACTGGGGCTTCGACCTGCTCGCCGGGCATGGCGGCTACAAGCACGGCGTCATCGAGCGCATCTTCACCCGCTTTCCCAGCCTGAAGTTCGTCCTCGTCGGCGACAGCGGCGAGAAGGACCCGGAGATTTACGCCGAGGTCGTGCGCCGTCATCCGGGCCGAGTCCTCGCCGTCTACATCCGCGACGTGACCGAAGCCACCCGCGACGAGGGCGTTCTGAAACTCCGCGAGGAGGTCCGCAAGGCGGGCGTGGACCTCGTGCTGGCCGCCGACAGCCTGAACGCCGCGAGTCACGCGATGGCGGCGGGTCTCATCACGTCGGGCGAATTCCGCAGCGTGCTGACGAGCGTGGCGCGAAGTTACGAGACGTGA
- a CDS encoding SDR family NAD(P)-dependent oxidoreductase — protein sequence MTSTQTNRRVVVLTGASSGIGRAAAHELAARGHTVVLAARRAESLAALARELDPSGLRVLAVPTDVTDDASRRALIETARDHFGRVDVLVNNAGITVERGWWWDDPDPLRVLRVNLEAPVELTRLVLPEMRERRSGHIVNIGSVAGRAATHGMYSASKFGLRGFSLGLRRELLGTGVTVSLIAPGFVRSEMTASARLPMPGPEVVARAVADVLDHPRREVIVPSPYRVLAFLEYVFPKLGDRVARRVIYRRYGHEKG from the coding sequence ATGACCTCAACCCAAACCAACCGCCGCGTCGTGGTCCTGACCGGCGCGTCAAGCGGCATCGGACGGGCGGCGGCCCATGAACTCGCGGCACGCGGCCATACGGTCGTTCTCGCGGCCCGGCGGGCGGAAAGCCTCGCCGCCCTGGCCCGCGAACTCGACCCCAGCGGCTTGCGCGTCCTCGCCGTGCCCACCGACGTGACCGACGACGCCTCCCGCCGCGCCCTGATCGAGACGGCCCGCGACCACTTCGGGCGGGTGGATGTGCTCGTGAACAATGCGGGGATCACCGTGGAGCGCGGCTGGTGGTGGGACGACCCCGACCCGCTGCGGGTGCTGCGCGTGAACCTGGAGGCCCCCGTCGAACTTACCCGCCTCGTGCTGCCGGAGATGCGTGAGCGGCGCTCGGGGCACATCGTCAACATCGGCTCCGTCGCGGGGCGGGCCGCCACCCACGGCATGTACTCGGCGAGCAAGTTCGGCCTGCGCGGCTTTTCCCTGGGTCTGCGCCGCGAACTCCTGGGCACGGGCGTCACCGTCAGCCTGATCGCCCCCGGCTTCGTCCGCAGCGAGATGACCGCCTCCGCCCGCCTCCCCATGCCCGGCCCCGAGGTCGTCGCCCGCGCCGTCGCCGACGTGCTCGACCACCCCCGCCGTGAGGTCATCGTGCCGAGTCCCTACCGCGTCCTGGCCTTCCTCGAATACGTCTTCCCGAAGCTGGGGGACCGTGTAGCCAGGCGGGTGATCTACCGGCGGTATGGGCATGAGAAGGGGTAA
- a CDS encoding S8 family serine peptidase: MKLLRSLLLTSALLGTAAAVPQIVPIPALPISPRTTSPAPLPELTPLPTTPQTVPPLLPLTGTPTTPATTTYRPSDPLFARQWNLEAIRAPGAWALLGVGRGARVTVAVLDTGFVNSPELAGRVVNGFDFVSDPARAGDGDGRDRDAGGVGAFAYHAEIVANLIGAAHDGRGMAGLNPLARVVQVRVAGVDGLVDPQDLADAMRWSAGLSVPGVPANPNPARVLNLSLFADFIPLTGCDARIQAAVDAVTVRGVIVVAGAANDGADARGYSPAGCRNVLTVTSVTERGQRPAYANWGASVALAAPGGERGRGVVASSLSGPGGERSPDGTSFAAPHAAGVASLLLGLRPSLTPTQVRATLTRTATPFPGGRCDFLDARKTCGVGTLNAEAAVRAVLTVGRR; this comes from the coding sequence GTGAAGCTCCTGCGCTCCCTGCTCCTGACCTCGGCCCTGCTCGGCACCGCCGCCGCCGTGCCGCAGATCGTTCCCATTCCCGCGCTGCCCATCTCCCCGCGCACGACCTCACCCGCGCCGCTGCCGGAATTGACGCCCTTGCCGACGACTCCGCAGACCGTTCCGCCACTGCTGCCGCTGACAGGGACGCCCACGACTCCGGCCACTACCACCTACCGACCCTCCGACCCCCTCTTCGCGCGGCAGTGGAATCTGGAGGCCATCCGGGCACCCGGCGCGTGGGCGCTGCTGGGCGTCGGTCGCGGCGCGCGGGTGACGGTCGCCGTGCTGGACACAGGCTTCGTGAACAGCCCCGAACTCGCGGGGCGGGTGGTGAACGGCTTCGATTTCGTGTCGGACCCGGCCCGCGCGGGCGACGGCGACGGGCGTGACCGGGACGCGGGCGGCGTCGGCGCGTTCGCCTACCACGCCGAGATCGTCGCCAATCTGATCGGGGCGGCGCACGACGGGCGGGGCATGGCGGGCCTCAACCCCCTCGCGCGGGTGGTGCAGGTGCGGGTGGCGGGGGTGGACGGCCTTGTTGACCCGCAGGACCTCGCCGACGCGATGCGGTGGTCGGCGGGCCTTAGCGTGCCCGGCGTGCCCGCCAACCCGAACCCGGCGCGGGTCCTCAACCTCAGCCTCTTCGCGGACTTCATCCCGCTGACGGGGTGTGACGCGCGCATTCAGGCCGCCGTGGACGCGGTGACGGTGCGGGGGGTAATAGTGGTGGCGGGGGCGGCGAACGACGGCGCGGACGCGCGGGGCTACTCGCCCGCCGGGTGCCGCAATGTCCTCACCGTGACGAGCGTGACCGAGCGCGGGCAGCGGCCCGCCTACGCGAACTGGGGCGCGAGCGTGGCCCTCGCCGCGCCGGGGGGCGAGCGCGGACGCGGCGTCGTGGCGAGCAGCCTCAGCGGTCCCGGCGGCGAGCGCAGTCCCGACGGCACGAGCTTCGCGGCCCCCCACGCGGCGGGCGTCGCCAGCCTCCTCCTCGGTTTGAGACCGAGCCTGACCCCCACGCAGGTCCGCGCCACCCTCACCCGCACGGCGACCCCCTTTCCCGGCGGGCGCTGCGACTTTCTGGACGCGCGTAAGACCTGCGGCGTCGGCACCCTGAACGCGGAGGCGGCGGTGCGGGCCGTGCTGACGGTGGGAAGGCGGTGA
- a CDS encoding uracil-DNA glycosylase, giving the protein MTQQGAPQQFTSTLSGRAVVPGWTGLGGDLPDVVEVQLDVDPRDLAREYACLLVEYWATPETLTLQSLLPMRAFIATPEGWCVFVPAQGRVLVRALDPQPNPPVLVSHWLNVDPRTPPGTVVGVSVRLPEPPSPWGQLLNG; this is encoded by the coding sequence ATGACCCAACAAGGTGCCCCCCAACAGTTCACGAGCACCCTCAGCGGTCGGGCCGTCGTCCCCGGCTGGACGGGGCTGGGCGGGGACCTCCCCGACGTGGTGGAGGTCCAGCTTGACGTGGACCCGCGTGACCTCGCCCGCGAGTACGCCTGTCTCCTCGTCGAATACTGGGCCACGCCCGAGACCCTGACCCTCCAGAGCCTGCTCCCCATGCGTGCCTTCATCGCCACGCCGGAGGGCTGGTGCGTCTTCGTGCCCGCGCAGGGGCGGGTGCTCGTGCGGGCGCTCGACCCGCAGCCCAACCCGCCCGTTCTCGTGAGCCACTGGCTCAACGTGGACCCGCGTACGCCGCCGGGAACGGTGGTGGGCGTGAGCGTGCGCCTGCCGGAGCCGCCGTCGCCGTGGGGGCAGTTGCTCAATGGGTGA
- the dnaJ gene encoding molecular chaperone DnaJ, with protein sequence MDYYELLGVARTASADEIKSAYRKLALKYHPDRNKEEGAAEQFARINEAYAVLSDTEKRAHYDRFGSAPGAGMPGGDPFGGMGGGAGFDPMDIFEQLFGGMGGGRGGRRGPARGDDVETEARVTLLQARAGDEITVEVDRLTTCEHCHGGRSEPGGKPPKTCGTCGGVGAVRAQARTIFGVVETQQPCPTCRGEGQIIEDPCTVCKGRGRTLKSETVAVKLPRGIDEGYRIRVAGKGNEGPGGNGDLYVHIEMEPYPDLRREQEHLVHTAKIGFAKAALGGPVTVPTLDGPQTVEVKPGTQHGELHRLRGQGLPRLQGAGTGDLIVEYEVSVPKPGQLTPEAREALHAYARAVGDEVNEPREGFLGKVGKIFHRD encoded by the coding sequence ATGGACTATTACGAACTGCTGGGCGTCGCCAGGACGGCGAGCGCCGACGAGATCAAGAGCGCGTACCGCAAGCTGGCCCTGAAGTACCACCCCGACCGCAACAAGGAGGAGGGGGCCGCCGAGCAGTTCGCGCGCATCAACGAGGCCTACGCCGTCCTGAGCGACACCGAGAAGCGGGCACACTACGACCGCTTCGGAAGTGCGCCGGGGGCCGGGATGCCGGGCGGCGACCCCTTCGGCGGGATGGGGGGAGGCGCGGGCTTCGACCCGATGGACATCTTCGAGCAGCTCTTCGGCGGCATGGGGGGAGGCCGGGGCGGGCGGCGCGGTCCGGCGCGCGGCGACGACGTGGAGACCGAGGCGCGCGTGACCCTGCTGCAAGCCCGCGCGGGCGACGAGATCACGGTCGAGGTGGACCGCCTCACGACCTGCGAACACTGCCACGGGGGGCGCTCGGAGCCGGGCGGCAAACCCCCCAAGACCTGCGGCACCTGCGGCGGGGTGGGGGCCGTGCGGGCGCAGGCGCGAACGATCTTCGGCGTGGTGGAGACCCAGCAGCCGTGCCCGACCTGCCGGGGCGAGGGCCAGATCATCGAGGACCCCTGCACGGTCTGCAAGGGCCGGGGCCGCACGCTGAAGTCCGAGACGGTGGCCGTCAAGCTCCCGCGCGGCATCGACGAGGGCTACCGCATCCGGGTGGCGGGCAAGGGCAACGAGGGACCGGGCGGCAACGGCGACCTCTACGTTCACATCGAGATGGAGCCGTACCCCGACCTGCGCCGCGAGCAGGAACATCTCGTCCACACGGCGAAGATCGGCTTCGCCAAGGCCGCGCTCGGCGGTCCGGTCACGGTGCCCACGCTGGACGGCCCGCAGACCGTGGAGGTCAAGCCGGGCACACAGCACGGCGAACTCCACCGCCTGCGCGGTCAGGGTCTGCCCCGATTGCAGGGGGCCGGAACGGGCGACCTGATCGTCGAGTACGAGGTCAGCGTGCCCAAGCCGGGGCAGCTCACGCCGGAGGCGCGCGAGGCCCTGCACGCCTACGCCCGCGCGGTCGGCGACGAGGTGAACGAACCCCGCGAGGGCTTCCTCGGCAAGGTGGGGAAGATTTTTCACCGGGATTGA
- a CDS encoding SMI1/KNR4 family protein, translating to MQQQELFRRLRAAASSAPCISRLPTRAEIASLEAELGVHLPPSYRAYLLELSDALVGSYWPLVVQHEMTGGRLLDQARGLQSIGLPSFLVPFVSDNGDAFCFDTRSNGPEFAVVLWTHDDQSFVHRSWPNFLTWVADEWLPTAEES from the coding sequence ATGCAGCAGCAGGAGCTGTTTCGGCGGCTGAGGGCGGCGGCAAGTTCGGCCCCATGCATTTCCCGTCTCCCGACACGAGCAGAAATCGCCAGCCTGGAGGCGGAGTTGGGAGTCCACCTGCCGCCGTCCTACCGTGCGTACCTGCTGGAGCTTTCGGACGCGCTCGTTGGTTCTTACTGGCCGCTGGTCGTCCAGCATGAGATGACCGGAGGACGTTTGCTGGACCAGGCCAGGGGCCTCCAGAGCATTGGACTGCCGAGCTTCCTGGTCCCCTTCGTGAGTGATAACGGCGATGCGTTCTGCTTCGATACCCGTTCGAACGGACCAGAGTTCGCCGTGGTGCTCTGGACGCACGACGATCAGTCCTTCGTGCACCGCTCCTGGCCGAACTTCCTGACCTGGGTTGCGGACGAGTGGCTTCCTACTGCCGAAGAAAGCTGA
- a CDS encoding ribose-phosphate diphosphokinase: MTVPHRPPSERLASSRRQPLLIFAGQSNRPLAQAICDRLGVPLGKSKTEKFTNDNIIVHYEESLREGDVFVIQSFSTPVSDSIMELMLLIDAAKSASAGRVTAVIPYYSYARSDKKDSPRISIAARLMADLLQQAGADRFLTMTLHSPQVHGFFKIPVDHLSANRVLSQHFKTCVPNAHEGVVLAPDAGSIKRASQIARRLNSGLAMIDKERLSDTEVRPRALIGEVEGRTVFIVDDEISTAGSLVETVNIARSMGAKDVYVAVTHGVYTGPAIERIAALDVTQVASTNTVYVSPEKIAASNGKLAVLDVAPLFADAITNIHVGQSVSTLFE; this comes from the coding sequence GTGACCGTGCCCCACCGCCCCCCTTCCGAGAGATTGGCGAGCAGCCGCCGCCAACCGCTGCTCATCTTCGCCGGGCAGAGCAACCGCCCCCTCGCGCAGGCGATCTGCGACCGTCTCGGCGTGCCGCTCGGCAAGAGCAAGACCGAGAAGTTCACGAACGACAACATCATCGTGCACTACGAGGAGTCGCTGCGCGAGGGTGACGTGTTCGTCATACAGTCCTTCTCCACGCCCGTCAGCGACTCGATCATGGAGCTGATGCTGCTCATCGACGCGGCCAAGAGCGCGTCGGCGGGGCGCGTGACCGCCGTCATCCCGTACTACTCCTACGCCCGCAGCGACAAAAAGGACAGCCCGCGCATCTCCATCGCCGCGCGGCTGATGGCCGACCTGCTTCAACAGGCGGGAGCTGACCGCTTCCTCACGATGACCCTGCACTCGCCGCAGGTCCACGGCTTTTTCAAGATTCCGGTGGACCACCTCTCCGCCAACCGGGTCCTGAGCCAGCACTTCAAAACCTGCGTCCCGAACGCGCACGAGGGCGTCGTCCTCGCCCCCGACGCGGGCAGCATCAAGCGGGCCTCTCAAATTGCCCGCCGCCTGAACTCCGGCCTCGCCATGATCGACAAAGAACGGCTCTCGGACACGGAGGTGCGCCCCCGCGCCCTGATCGGCGAGGTGGAGGGCAGGACCGTCTTTATCGTGGACGACGAGATCAGCACCGCCGGGAGCCTCGTGGAGACGGTGAACATCGCCCGCAGCATGGGCGCGAAGGACGTGTACGTGGCCGTCACCCACGGCGTCTACACCGGCCCTGCCATCGAGCGCATCGCCGCGCTGGACGTGACGCAGGTGGCGAGCACGAACACCGTGTACGTCTCGCCGGAGAAGATCGCCGCCTCGAACGGCAAGCTCGCTGTGCTGGACGTGGCACCCCTCTTCGCGGACGCCATCACGAACATCCACGTCGGGCAGAGCGTGAGCACGCTGTTCGAGTGA
- a CDS encoding DoxX family protein, translating to MSVTGFIGRALLASIFIKNGLDHLQHPDPIVRAAKGAEVPQPELAVKANSAVMLGAGTLLALGIAPRAASTALAASLIPTTVIGHPFWDKSGTERFHQQTHFLKNLALFGALLAVGSRR from the coding sequence ATGAGTGTAACTGGATTCATCGGACGGGCGCTGCTGGCGAGCATCTTCATCAAAAACGGCCTCGATCACCTGCAACATCCCGACCCCATCGTGCGGGCGGCGAAGGGGGCCGAGGTGCCGCAGCCCGAACTCGCCGTGAAGGCCAACAGCGCCGTCATGCTGGGTGCGGGCACGCTGCTCGCCCTCGGCATCGCCCCCCGCGCCGCGAGCACCGCCCTCGCCGCCAGCCTGATTCCGACCACCGTGATCGGCCACCCCTTCTGGGACAAGAGCGGCACCGAACGCTTCCACCAGCAGACGCACTTCCTGAAGAATCTGGCGCTGTTCGGGGCGCTGCTGGCGGTGGGAAGCAGAAGGTAG